In Clostridium swellfunianum, a genomic segment contains:
- a CDS encoding Ger(x)C family spore germination protein: protein MKLKKISLYMALILCFPMLAGCWDKTELEDIGYVAAIGIDKGAERNVRITFQITNPKVIGGGRSGGGQNDTKAEVIALEAPSLATARDLLTVTATRRISLAHAKVIVVGEKFARDESFFRHIESSLRDKEMRRIMTLIVSKETAEEFIKNNDPLLEDRMQKYYEFMSRRWKDTGYVPPFANLNRFMERTEVGQSLFLAVYASSKERTPRRGADEGAYLPGQLDRAGGSPAELVGSAVFKNGKMIGVLDGNETRLVSMMRQEPETKSFVTSFVDPLDNKYRIDTRIFRLKRSKIELDIQGDNTTIYVNVPLTMDVVGIPSFINYAEDKEKQKFLEDYLEKYMAKISVRLIEKTQQEFGGDPFQWELAARRKFFTQEEYKKYSWAKHYPEAKVNISYDITISSFGKQLNPPEDPSKMEKEIDKGQKMEEKGE from the coding sequence ATGAAGCTGAAGAAAATAAGCTTGTACATGGCTTTAATACTGTGTTTTCCAATGCTTGCAGGTTGTTGGGATAAGACGGAGCTTGAAGACATAGGATATGTAGCAGCTATTGGAATAGATAAGGGGGCTGAAAGGAATGTAAGGATTACCTTTCAGATAACCAATCCTAAAGTTATAGGGGGAGGCAGGTCTGGAGGAGGACAAAACGATACAAAAGCTGAAGTTATTGCACTAGAAGCGCCTAGCCTTGCTACTGCTAGAGATCTTCTAACAGTAACTGCAACAAGAAGAATATCGCTAGCGCATGCTAAAGTTATAGTAGTAGGTGAGAAATTTGCTAGAGATGAAAGCTTTTTCAGGCACATTGAATCCTCTCTTCGTGATAAGGAAATGAGAAGAATAATGACTTTAATAGTATCAAAAGAAACTGCTGAAGAATTTATAAAAAATAATGATCCTCTACTTGAGGATAGAATGCAAAAGTATTATGAATTTATGTCGAGAAGATGGAAGGATACTGGTTATGTACCTCCATTTGCAAATTTGAATAGATTTATGGAGAGAACAGAGGTAGGTCAGAGTTTGTTTTTAGCTGTTTATGCCTCTTCAAAGGAACGCACTCCTAGAAGGGGAGCTGATGAGGGTGCATATTTGCCTGGACAGCTTGATAGAGCTGGTGGAAGCCCTGCTGAATTGGTTGGTTCTGCTGTTTTTAAAAATGGAAAAATGATAGGAGTTCTGGATGGAAATGAAACAAGACTTGTATCTATGATGAGACAGGAGCCTGAAACAAAGAGTTTTGTTACAAGCTTTGTTGATCCTTTAGACAATAAATATAGAATAGATACTAGAATATTTAGATTGAAAAGATCCAAGATTGAACTTGATATACAAGGTGATAATACAACAATATATGTAAATGTACCCTTAACAATGGATGTAGTAGGAATACCTAGTTTTATTAATTATGCAGAGGATAAAGAAAAGCAGAAGTTTCTTGAAGACTATCTCGAAAAATACATGGCAAAGATATCTGTCAGGCTTATAGAAAAAACACAGCAGGAGTTTGGCGGTGATCCTTTTCAATGGGAGCTAGCTGCAAGAAGAAAGTTTTTTACCCAGGAAGAGTATAAGAAATATAGCTGGGCAAAGCATTATCCTGAAGCAAAAGTTAATATAAGCTATGATATAACGATAAGTAGCTTTGGAAAACAGCTAAATCCACCTGAGGATCCATCTAAAATGGAAAAGGAAATTGACAAGGGACAGAAGATGGAGGAAAAAGGAGAATAA
- a CDS encoding GerAB/ArcD/ProY family transporter: protein MKVVQINESKAGIKEYTALLMISLGIKATDSTPVLLFKLAMNSGWAIPVVSSVITFISLVCMLALLKKYKDKNIIQIMYEMLGKYIGLIIGMYFVIYALLLSAVNIRQYSDIMTTIYFARTPLTAVVLILTASSCIVARFGFEAICRVSWMALPWILAIVVAFLVLIYNLIKIDYLFPIGGAGIKPLIKGGVMYSGLFSEVIIFAVIFPKVKSYKIYKVSSFIGLLYGVVVVTVMSAMYLMVLDYPPIIINATPFHTVARLIYGGRFISNLEAFFFLFWIIASIIRFSMYSFVTAEIFSMTIRHNESKPLVIPISALIMLIALMPKNFVQNVFIVRVLSLNTMWAVIYALPIILLILSGRKGGRRE, encoded by the coding sequence ATGAAAGTAGTGCAAATAAATGAGAGTAAGGCTGGTATAAAAGAATACACTGCCCTATTGATGATTTCTCTTGGAATAAAAGCTACAGATTCTACTCCGGTACTGTTATTTAAATTAGCAATGAATTCAGGATGGGCAATACCTGTAGTTTCTTCTGTAATAACTTTTATATCCTTAGTTTGCATGTTAGCACTTCTAAAAAAATATAAGGATAAGAACATAATTCAGATAATGTATGAGATGCTTGGAAAATATATTGGATTAATTATTGGAATGTACTTTGTGATATATGCCTTATTATTGAGTGCCGTTAATATAAGGCAATATAGTGATATAATGACAACCATATACTTTGCAAGAACGCCGCTAACTGCAGTAGTACTTATTTTGACAGCTAGCAGCTGTATAGTTGCAAGATTTGGTTTTGAAGCTATCTGCCGAGTATCCTGGATGGCACTGCCCTGGATATTAGCTATCGTTGTTGCTTTTTTGGTACTTATCTATAACTTGATTAAAATAGACTATTTATTTCCTATAGGAGGGGCGGGGATAAAGCCATTGATAAAAGGAGGGGTCATGTACAGCGGGCTTTTTTCTGAGGTTATTATTTTCGCTGTAATTTTCCCAAAGGTAAAAAGCTATAAGATATATAAAGTCTCAAGCTTCATTGGACTACTTTATGGAGTTGTGGTTGTAACTGTAATGAGCGCAATGTACTTAATGGTTTTAGATTATCCCCCAATTATTATTAATGCTACTCCTTTTCATACTGTGGCAAGACTTATTTATGGAGGACGATTTATAAGTAATCTTGAAGCCTTCTTTTTCTTGTTTTGGATTATAGCAAGTATCATTAGATTTAGCATGTATTCTTTTGTTACTGCAGAAATATTTTCTATGACAATAAGGCATAATGAGTCTAAACCTTTGGTAATTCCCATTTCTGCGCTTATAATGCTAATAGCATTAATGCCTAAAAACTTTGTTCAAAATGTTTTTATAGTTAGAGTACTTTCATTGAATACAATGTGGGCTGTTATCTATGCACTTCCAATTATCTTACTGATTCTATCTGGAAGAAAAGGGGGCCGCAGAGAATGA
- a CDS encoding cation:proton antiporter, with protein MISINFLLDIAIILLSTKALGLITKKVHMPQVVGALLAGIIFGPAMLNLVHETEFISNLSELGVIVLMFAAGIETDIKELKKCGKASFIIALIGVIVPLLGGYIVASVYTGDWGISNLASPAFLRNVFIGVILTATSVSITVETLQELGKLKTSSGTAIMGAAVIDDIMGIVILTIITGTADSNVNLAVVLLKIAAFFVFAGICGFIFYKAFNWLCITQGQKRRIPIMAFVFCLLLAFISEEWFGVADITGAYAAGIVLANTIHSKYISQKFEVVSYMLLSPIFFAAVGLKITVTSMDKNMIIFTGVLLLVAVLTKVIGCGLGAKMCGYSKDESLKIGIGMISRGEVALIVANKGASVGLMEDKFFAPIILIVIITTLVTPILLKIVYSKKNYKHNEPTGIAI; from the coding sequence ATGATTTCTATTAATTTTTTACTGGACATTGCAATTATACTTTTATCCACAAAGGCACTCGGACTTATTACCAAGAAAGTTCACATGCCTCAGGTTGTAGGGGCGCTGCTAGCGGGAATAATTTTTGGTCCTGCAATGCTTAACTTAGTGCATGAAACAGAATTTATATCCAATTTGTCTGAGCTTGGTGTAATCGTTCTTATGTTTGCAGCGGGTATAGAGACTGACATTAAGGAATTGAAAAAATGTGGAAAAGCATCTTTTATAATTGCATTAATCGGTGTTATTGTACCTTTGCTTGGAGGGTATATAGTTGCTTCTGTTTATACAGGAGACTGGGGAATAAGCAACTTAGCATCACCGGCATTTTTAAGAAATGTGTTTATTGGAGTAATATTAACTGCAACCTCAGTAAGTATTACTGTTGAAACCTTGCAGGAATTAGGCAAGCTAAAAACATCCTCAGGTACTGCAATAATGGGTGCAGCAGTAATTGATGATATAATGGGAATAGTTATATTAACAATTATAACTGGTACTGCAGATTCAAATGTTAATTTGGCAGTAGTACTTTTAAAGATAGCGGCTTTCTTTGTTTTTGCGGGTATATGCGGTTTCATATTCTACAAAGCTTTTAACTGGCTATGCATTACTCAAGGACAAAAGAGACGAATACCTATAATGGCCTTTGTTTTCTGCCTTCTTTTAGCCTTTATTTCTGAAGAATGGTTTGGAGTTGCTGACATAACTGGTGCTTATGCTGCCGGAATAGTACTTGCAAATACTATCCACTCCAAATATATAAGTCAAAAGTTCGAGGTGGTCTCCTATATGCTGCTGTCACCAATATTCTTTGCAGCTGTTGGACTTAAGATTACAGTAACCTCCATGGATAAAAATATGATTATTTTCACCGGAGTGCTTCTTTTAGTTGCTGTCCTTACGAAGGTTATAGGCTGCGGACTTGGAGCAAAGATGTGTGGCTATTCTAAGGATGAATCTTTAAAGATAGGAATAGGAATGATTTCAAGAGGTGAGGTTGCCCTTATAGTTGCAAACAAGGGGGCAAGCGTAGGACTTATGGAGGATAAATTCTTTGCGCCTATAATTTTAATTGTAATTATAACAACCCTTGTGACTCCTATATTATTAAAAATTGTTTATTCGAAAAAGAATTATAAGCACAATGAGCCAACGGGCATAGCAATATAG
- the ileS gene encoding isoleucine--tRNA ligase encodes MYKKVDSSRSFVDMEKDILKLWEERDVIKKNFDMNQDGEYFTFYDGPPTANGKPHIGHVITRVMKDLIPRYRVMKGNKVLRKAGWDTHGLPVELEVEKSLGISGKPQIEEYGVEDFVKKCKDSVFTYVEQWRDMTERVGYWVDMEEPYVTYHDNYIESEWWALKQMWDKGLIYKGHKIVPYCPRCGTALSSHEVAQGYKDVKDASVYAKFKVKNENKYILAWTTTPWTLPSNVALAINRAYDYVEVVNNGDNLILAKQLLNKLEGEYEIVREFKGSELEGVEYEQLFKFSTPEKKAFYVVHADYVTLTDGTGVVHTAPAYGEEDAITGRKYDLPMLNLVDAEGKFIPEVEPWAGLFVKKADPKIIEHLKETGNLYKSEGFTHSYPFCWRCDTHLLYYPRESWFIKMSSLRDKLLENNNKINWLPDNVRTGRMGNFLENVIDWGISRERYWGTPLPIWECECGHREMIGSKEELRAKGKNVPENIELHKPYIDNVHLDCPHCHAEMKRVPDVIDCWFDSGSMPFAQHHYPFENKEVFEANFPAQFISEAVDQTRGWFYTLLAISTAIFDTNPFENCVVLGHVLDKSGLKMSKHKGNVLSPWVALDNEGADATRWYFYTASAPWLPSRFYEEAVIEAQRKFISTFWNVYSFYVLYAEIDQFDPTKYEDFVSGNVMDKWVMSKLNTLVKTVDDHLGNYRITQAALEIESFVDELSNWYVRRNRARYWTEELTDDKVGAYVTLYRVLKTLSLVAAPFVPFITEEIYQNLVVSLDKNAPESIHLCHWPLVQEELIDKDLEAEMDLAYRVVKLGRSARNSANIKNRQPLSQMLISTKVLPEYYEDIIKDELNIKELVLGADLSKYVNFEIKPNLPVLGKAFGKLIPGIRKELGLRNQMELAQTVQNGGTVTINVQGTDIELNSENLLVTMQGLEGYAFAGEGQIGVVLDTHITDELKEEGHVREIISKIQNMRKESGFEVADKIILYVAGNEMLEAVVEKFEAHIMRETLAIEVVYNASKEYSEANINGEKLNLAVEVVR; translated from the coding sequence ATGTATAAGAAGGTAGACTCTTCTAGAAGCTTTGTAGATATGGAAAAAGATATACTTAAGCTTTGGGAAGAAAGAGACGTAATAAAAAAGAACTTCGATATGAATCAAGACGGCGAGTATTTTACTTTTTATGATGGACCTCCAACAGCAAATGGAAAGCCTCATATAGGTCACGTTATAACTAGAGTTATGAAGGATCTTATACCAAGATACAGAGTTATGAAAGGCAATAAGGTTTTAAGAAAAGCTGGTTGGGATACTCATGGTCTTCCAGTTGAGCTTGAGGTTGAGAAGTCCCTTGGAATTTCAGGAAAGCCTCAAATAGAAGAATATGGAGTAGAAGACTTTGTTAAGAAGTGCAAGGACAGCGTATTTACCTATGTAGAGCAGTGGAGAGACATGACAGAAAGAGTTGGCTACTGGGTAGATATGGAGGAGCCTTATGTAACTTACCACGATAACTACATTGAATCAGAGTGGTGGGCGCTTAAGCAAATGTGGGATAAAGGACTTATCTATAAAGGTCATAAAATAGTTCCATACTGTCCACGCTGCGGAACTGCACTATCTTCACACGAGGTTGCACAGGGCTATAAGGATGTTAAAGATGCATCTGTATATGCTAAATTCAAGGTTAAAAATGAAAATAAATATATATTAGCTTGGACAACAACTCCATGGACACTTCCATCTAATGTAGCTTTAGCTATAAACAGAGCTTATGATTATGTTGAAGTTGTTAATAACGGAGATAACTTAATACTTGCAAAGCAGCTTTTAAATAAGCTTGAGGGCGAGTATGAAATAGTTAGAGAGTTCAAGGGTTCAGAGCTTGAAGGAGTAGAATACGAGCAGCTGTTTAAGTTTTCAACTCCAGAAAAGAAAGCTTTCTATGTAGTTCATGCTGACTATGTTACTTTAACTGATGGTACTGGTGTAGTTCATACTGCTCCTGCTTATGGTGAAGAGGATGCCATAACTGGAAGAAAATATGATCTTCCAATGTTAAATTTAGTTGATGCTGAAGGTAAGTTTATACCAGAAGTTGAACCATGGGCTGGATTATTTGTTAAGAAGGCTGACCCTAAAATAATAGAGCATTTAAAAGAAACAGGAAATCTTTATAAGTCAGAAGGCTTTACACACTCCTATCCATTCTGCTGGAGATGTGATACTCACTTATTGTATTACCCAAGAGAATCCTGGTTCATAAAGATGTCTTCCTTAAGAGACAAATTACTTGAAAATAACAACAAGATAAACTGGCTTCCAGACAACGTTAGAACAGGAAGAATGGGGAACTTTTTAGAAAATGTTATAGACTGGGGTATATCAAGAGAAAGATACTGGGGTACTCCACTTCCAATCTGGGAATGTGAATGCGGCCACAGAGAAATGATAGGCAGCAAGGAAGAGCTTAGAGCTAAGGGCAAGAATGTACCTGAAAATATAGAGCTTCACAAACCTTATATTGATAATGTTCATTTGGATTGTCCACACTGCCATGCAGAAATGAAGAGAGTACCAGACGTTATAGACTGCTGGTTTGATTCAGGCTCAATGCCGTTTGCACAGCATCACTATCCATTTGAAAACAAGGAAGTGTTTGAAGCAAACTTCCCAGCACAGTTTATATCAGAGGCTGTTGACCAAACAAGAGGATGGTTCTATACACTTCTTGCTATATCAACTGCAATCTTTGATACAAACCCATTTGAAAACTGCGTAGTTCTAGGACACGTACTTGATAAGAGCGGACTTAAGATGAGTAAGCACAAGGGCAATGTATTAAGCCCATGGGTAGCTTTAGACAACGAAGGTGCTGATGCTACAAGATGGTATTTCTATACTGCAAGTGCTCCATGGCTTCCATCAAGGTTCTATGAAGAAGCAGTTATAGAAGCACAAAGAAAGTTCATAAGCACATTTTGGAATGTTTACTCCTTCTATGTGCTTTATGCTGAAATAGATCAGTTTGACCCAACTAAGTATGAGGATTTTGTTAGCGGTAATGTGATGGATAAGTGGGTAATGTCTAAGCTTAACACTTTAGTTAAGACTGTAGACGACCATCTTGGAAACTACAGAATAACTCAAGCTGCACTAGAAATAGAGTCCTTTGTTGATGAATTATCCAACTGGTATGTTAGAAGAAACAGAGCTAGATATTGGACTGAGGAGTTAACAGACGACAAGGTTGGAGCATATGTAACCTTATACAGAGTTCTTAAAACTTTAAGCTTAGTAGCTGCTCCATTTGTACCATTCATAACTGAAGAAATCTATCAAAACCTTGTAGTAAGCTTAGATAAAAATGCACCAGAGAGCATACATTTATGCCATTGGCCATTAGTTCAGGAAGAGCTTATAGATAAGGATCTTGAAGCTGAAATGGATTTAGCTTACAGAGTAGTTAAGCTTGGAAGAAGCGCTAGAAATTCTGCTAATATAAAGAACAGACAGCCGCTTTCACAAATGCTTATAAGCACAAAGGTACTTCCAGAGTACTATGAAGACATCATAAAGGATGAGCTTAATATTAAGGAGCTTGTGCTAGGTGCTGATTTATCCAAGTATGTTAACTTTGAAATAAAGCCTAACCTTCCTGTGCTAGGAAAGGCTTTTGGAAAGCTTATACCTGGAATAAGAAAAGAGCTTGGCTTAAGAAATCAGATGGAATTAGCTCAGACAGTTCAAAATGGTGGAACTGTAACTATAAATGTTCAAGGAACTGATATAGAGCTTAACAGCGAGAACTTGCTGGTAACTATGCAGGGACTTGAAGGCTATGCATTCGCCGGAGAGGGGCAAATAGGTGTTGTACTTGATACTCATATAACAGATGAGCTTAAAGAAGAAGGTCATGTTAGAGAAATAATAAGCAAAATCCAAAACATGAGAAAAGAAAGCGGTTTTGAAGTTGCTGACAAGATAATTCTTTATGTGGCTGGAAACGAAATGCTTGAAGCTGTAGTTGAGAAGTTTGAGGCTCATATAATGAGAGAAACTCTTGCTATAGAAGTAGTTTATAATGCTTCAAAAGAATACAGCGAAGCAAATATAAACGGTGAAAAGTTAAATTTAGCTGTTGAAGTAGTTAGATAA